One part of the Aspergillus luchuensis IFO 4308 DNA, chromosome 5, nearly complete sequence genome encodes these proteins:
- a CDS encoding peroxidase/cytochrome P450 family protein (COG:Q;~EggNog:ENOG410PGWA;~InterPro:IPR037120,IPR034812,IPR036396,IPR019791, IPR017972,IPR001128,IPR010255;~go_function: GO:0004601 - peroxidase activity [Evidence IEA];~go_function: GO:0005506 - iron ion binding [Evidence IEA];~go_function: GO:0016491 - oxidoreductase activity [Evidence IEA];~go_function: GO:0016705 - oxidoreductase activity, acting on paired donors, with incorporation or reduction of molecular oxygen [Evidence IEA];~go_function: GO:0020037 - heme binding [Evidence IEA];~go_process: GO:0006979 - response to oxidative stress [Evidence IEA];~go_process: GO:0055114 - oxidation-reduction process [Evidence IEA]), with protein sequence MSGSNNHSIVNGIGSTISQVEKAISASLRPLPTATGNGTYVTEPAQTGIVKDLSHVDLTDFKALLEVVKDAVTGQPVDDRHYIMERVIQLAAGLPSTSKSGKDLTNTFLKQLWNDLEHPPISYLGRNTSYRKADGSGNNFLWPHIGAAGSHYARSVRPTTVQSPSLPDPSTLFESLLERKEYKEHPNKISSVLFYLASIIIHDLFQTDRNDYTLNKTSSYLDLSPLYGNNQDEQNLVRSFKDGKLKPDCFSSKRVLGFPPGVGVLLLMFNRFHNYVVENLATINEGGRFTKPDESDVDASTRYDNDLFQTGRLVTCGLYINIILKDYVRTILNINRTDSLWSLDPRADIQDSLLGSAPAEATGNQVSAEFNLVYRWHACVSQRDEKWTQDLYKDLFPGKDPNNVSLPEFLRGVAKWEASLPEQPPDRPFAGLQRNADGAFDDDDLANMFADGVEDCAGAFGAGNIPSVFRNIEALGILQARSWNLATLNEFRKFFDLAPYKTFEEINPDPYIAAQLKNLYDEPDLVEMYPGVIVEATKDAVVPGSGLCTNFTISRAILSDAVSLVRGDRFYTVDYTPKHLTNWAYHEIQPQDSVDQGQVFYKLVLRAFPNHFKGDSIYAHFPLVIPSENKKILEKLSVAQDYSWGRPSYTPTPQFISSNAACISVLNDQEAFKVTWGSKIEFLMRHNNHPYGRDFMLSGDKPPNAASRRMMGSALYRDKWESEVKRFYEDITIKLLRQHSYKLGGTNQVDIVRDVANYAQVHFCANVFSLPLKTESNPRGIFTEAELYEILALVFASIFYDADVGTSFQLNHTARDVTQQLGDLTMANVDFVNKAGFIANIVSSLHRHDVLSEYGEHMIQRLLHNNIPPADIVWTHLLPTAGGMVANQAQLFSQCLDYYLSDEGSVHLPDIKRLAQENTSEADSLLLRYFMEGARLRSSVGLPRLVAKPTVVDDGGSKYTLKPGQSVLCNLVSASMDPRSFPEPEKVKLDRDMSLYAHFGFGPHQCLGMGICKLALTTMLRVVGRLDNLRRAPGSQGQLKRIAGPGGISMYMTADQSSYWPFPSTMKIQWDGDLPSLATN encoded by the exons ATGTCTGGCTCAAATAATCATTCCATTGTGAACGGCATTGGGAGCACAATTTCCCAGGTTGAAAAGGCTATTTCGGCATCCTTGCGGCCTCTACCTACGGCGACTGGAAACGGGACCTATGTCACTGAGCCTGCTCAGACGGGAATTGTCAAGGACCTCAGCCATGTCGACCTTACTGATTTCAAGGCCCTGCTCGAGGTCGTTAAGGATGCTGTAACAGGTCAACCAGTCGATGATAGACATTATATAATGGAGCGAGTCATTCAG CTTGCTGCCGGGCTCCCTTCGACTTCTAAGAGTGGGAAGGACTTGACGAACACCTTCCTCAAGCAGCTTTGGAATGATTTAGAGCATCCTCCGATTTC ATACCTAGGCCGGAATACTTCTTACCGCAAGGCCGATGGGTCAGGAAAT AACTTCCTCTGGCCTCATATTGGAGCAGCTGGTAGCCACTACGCCAGGTCTGTACGGCCAACAACTGTTCAGTCGCCTTCGCTACCGGATCCGAGCACGCTTTTCGAGTCCCTcctggaaagaaaggaatacAAGGAGCATCCGAACAAGATATCCAGTGTCTTGTTCTACCTCGCTTCCATCATTATTCACG ATCTGTTTCAAACGGATCGCAATGATTATACTCTGAACAAGACCTCCTCGTATTTGGATCTCTCACCTCTCTATGGCAACAATCAAGACGAGCAGAACCTCGTCAGGAGTTTCAAGGATGGAAAACTCAAGCCGGACTGCTTTTCCAGCAAACGAGTTCTCGGTTTCCCTCCTGGCGTCGGCGTGCTTCTGCTGATGTTCAACCGCTTCCACAACTATGTTGTCGAAAATTTGGCGACTATCAATGAAGGTGGCCGTTTTACCAAGCCAGATGAGTCTGATGTCGACGCCAGCACGAGATACGACAACGATCTCTTCCAGACTGGTCGATTGGTCACGTGTGGTCTATACATAaacatcatcctcaaggACTACGTTCGGACCATATTGAATATCAATCGAACAGACAGTCTGTGGAGCTTAGATCCCCGAGCTGATATCCAGGATAGCTTGCTAGGAAGCGCTCCAGCGGAAGCCACCGGAAACCAGGTGTCTGCTGAGTTTAACCTCGTCTACCGCTGGCATGCTTGCGTATCCCAGCGTGACGAGAAATGGACACAGGATCTGTACAAAGATCTTTTTCCAGGAAAGGATCCCAACAATGTTTCGTTACCAGAGTTTCTTAGGGGCGTGGCCAAGTGGGAAGCAAGCTTACCAGAGCAGCCCCCGGACCGTCCATTTGCTGGATTACAGCGTAATGCAGATGGCGcctttgatgatgacgacctTGCGAACATGTTTGCGGATGGCGTTGAGGATTGTGCCGGTGCCTTTGGTGCCGGTAACATTCCATCGGTCTTCAGAAATATCGAGGCCCTCGGTATTTTGCAGGCGCGTTCTTGGAACTTGGCTACCCTGAACGAGTTCCGCAAGTTTTTCGACCTTGCGCCCTACAAGACCTTCGAGGAAATCAATCCTGATCCATACATTGCTGCCCAGCTCAAGAACCTGTATGATGAGCCTGACCTGGTGGAGATGTATCCCGGTGTTATCGTCGAGGCTACGAAAGACGCAGTAGTGCCTGGAAGCGGTTTGTGCACAAACTTCACGATATCAAGGGCCATTCTCTCCGATGCAGTTTCCCTTGTCCGTGGCGACCGTTTCTATACGGTGGATTACACACCAAAGCATCTCACGAACTGGGCCTATCACGAAATACAGCCTCAGGACTCGGTTGACCAAGGGCAGGTCTTTTACAAACTGGTGCTGCGTGCATTCCCCAATCACTTTAAAGGAGATTCAATTTACGCACACTTCCCTCTGGTCATTCCATCtgagaacaagaagatcctTGAGAAGCTCTCGGTTGCTCAGGATTACAGCTGGGGCCGGCCGAGCTATACGCCTACGCCGCAATTCATCAGCTCTAATGCGGCCTGTATTTCAGTTCTCAACGACCAAGAGGCTTTCAAGGTAACCTGGGGAAGCAAGATCGAATTCTTGATGCGCCACAACAATCACCCTTATGGTCGGGATTTCATGCTGTCGGGTGACAAGCCACCCAACGCTGCATCGCGCCGGATGATGGGCTCGGCCCTATACCGCGACAAGTGGGAGAGTGAGGTGAAGCGATTCTATGAGGATATCACCATAAAGCTCCTGCGCCAGCATTCTTACAAGCTGGGCGGAACCAATCAGGTCGATATCGTTCGAGATGTCGCAAATTACGCCCAGGTCCATTTCTGCGCAAACGTATTCTCTCTGCCCCTGAAGACTGAGTCTAATCCCAGGGGCATTTTTACCGAGGCTGAATTGTACGAAATATTGGCACTTGTCTTCGCCTCCATTTTCTACGATGCCGATGTTGGAACGTCCTTCCAGCTGAACCACACTGCCCGCGATGTGACTCAACAGCTCGGGGATCTGACCATGGCCAATGTTGACTTTGTCAACAAGGCCGGCTTCATCGCAAACATCGTTAGCAGTCTTCACCGGCACGATGTCCTTAGTGAATACGGCGAACACATGATCCAGCGTCTGCTGCACAACAATATTCCTCCAGCCGACATTGTCTGGACACATCTGTTACCAACAGCGGGTGGCATGGTGGCAAACCAAGCCCAACTCTTCTCGCAATGCCTTGATTACTACCTGTCAGATGAAGGATCCGTTCATTTGCCCGACATCAAACGACTTGCCCAAGAAAACACATCCGAGGCTGACTCCCTTCTTCTACGATA CTTCATGGAAGGAGCTCGGTTGCGATCGTCCGTCGGCTTGCCGCGACTGGTCGCGAAGCCTACTGTCGTTGATGACGGTGGGTCAAAGTATACTTTGAAGCCCGGCCAAAGTGTACTATGCAACCTA GTCTCGGCTTCCATGGATCCCCGCAGCTTTCCCGAGCCAGAGAAGGTCAAGCTTGACCGCGACATGAGCCTGTACGCCCACTTTGGATTTGGGCCTCATCAATGCCTAGGCATGGGCATCTGTAAGCTGGCTCTCACGACAATGCTCAGGGTGGTGGGACGTCTAGACAACCTCCGGCGGGCTCCTGGGTCTCAAGGCCAACTGAAGAGGATTGCTGGACCTGGAGGGATTTCGATGTATATGACTGCAGACCAAAGCAGCTATTGGCCATTCCCATCGACCATGAAGATCCAATGGGATGGCGATCTGCCAAGTCTTGCTACGAACTGA
- the TSC13 gene encoding trans-2-enoyl-CoA reductase (NADPH) TSC13 (BUSCO:EOG09263FR7;~COG:I;~EggNog:ENOG410PKTC;~InterPro:IPR001104,IPR039357;~PFAM:PF02544,PF04191;~TransMembrane:6 (i91-109o129-146i167-184o196-216i237-257o263-282i);~go_function: GO:0016627 - oxidoreductase activity, acting on the CH-CH group of donors [Evidence IEA];~go_process: GO:0006629 - lipid metabolic process [Evidence IEA]) has translation MASLTLVVEPRGKPIKKLPKQVQVSSNASTAEIYNKLAEASGFSIHRLRITKGSDRTVVPNSKDSTVDGVGLKEKSVLHVKDLGPQLGWRTVYIIEYLGPLFIPALFLFPLRPYVYFNFDKPLPDPSQFQLLVCALLTIHFIKREYETVFVHRFSNATMPARNIVKNSGHYWVLAGLNIAYWVFRPDSPAATIQDSFLLYSGLALFIFGELANLNAHLVLRDLRRPGTTERGIPSGFGFNVVTCPNYFFEVVSWVGIYLLSGMSWSVLFFIVVGTVQMALWAKKKERRYRKEFGDKYKRKRYVILPGLY, from the exons ATGGCGTCCCTGACTCTAGTTGTTGAGCCCCGGG GCAAACCCATCAAGAAGCTCCCCAAGCAGGTTCAGGTCTCCTCCAATGCCTCAACTGCCGAAATCTACAACAAGCTCGCGGAAGCCTCGggcttctccatccaccgtCTCCGGATCACCAAGGGTAGCGATCGCACTGTAGTTCCCAACTCCAAGGACTCAACTGTCGACGGCGTCGGTCTCAAGGAAAAGAGCGTCTTGCACGTCAAAGATCTCG GCCCCCAACTTGGATGGCGCACCGTCTACATTATCGAATACCTCGGACCGCTCTTCATTCcggctctcttcctcttccccctccgtcCATATGTCTACTTTAACTTCGACAAGCCACTTCCCGACCCATCGCAGTTCCAGCTCCTGGTCTGCGCCCTCCTGACCATCCACTTCATCAAGCGCGAATACGAAACCGTCTTCGTCCACCGTTTCAGCAATGCCACCATGCCCGCGCGCAACATCGTCAAGAACAGCGGCCACTACTGGGTCCTAGCCGGCCTGAACATCGCCTACTGGGTCTTCCGCCCTGACTCCCCCGCCGCCACCATCCAGgactctttccttctttacAGCGGCCTGGCATTGTTCATTTTCGGCGAGCTTGCGAATTTAAACGCTCACCTTGTGCTACGCGACCTGCGCCGTCCCGGTACCACGGAGAGAGGCATTCCCTCCGGATTTGGCTTCAACGTCGTCACCTGCCCCAACTACTTCTTCGAGGTTGTCAGCTGGGTGGGTATCTACCTGCTGAGCGGAATGAGCTGGAGTGTCCTGTTCTTCATTGTCGTCGGTACTGTTCAGATGGCTCTCtgggccaagaagaaggagcgcCGCTACCGCAAGGAGTTCGGTGACAAGTACAAGCGCAAGCGCTATGTTATCCTGCCTGGTCTGTACTAG
- a CDS encoding putative alpha-1,6-mannosyltransferase subunit (CAZy:GT34;~COG:G;~EggNog:ENOG410PI6F;~InterPro:IPR008630;~PFAM:PF05637;~TransMembrane:1 (i30-52o);~go_component: GO:0016021 - integral component of membrane [Evidence IEA];~go_function: GO:0016757 - transferase activity, transferring glycosyl groups [Evidence IEA]), which yields MQFALPPRRTPITPPYARSSRISLQRRKQLKAVAILGFSLLTVFFLLSQFFYTSTGAPAVPAGTSSIVVVTVLDRTAWSNEYIQKIVKNREDYAKRHGYTNFFANVSDYETVLDNAPKSWAVLPALRHAMASNPYSKYFFHLDAHALIMNPSKSLESHVLDNDRLESLMLKDVSVVPPDSIIKTFSHLQPQDVDLIMTTDAEDLSSGSFLLRQGDFAKYFLDFWFDPLYISYNFAKAETHVLDHIVQWHPTILARLALVPQRTINSYSKDSNGASVDGVYKDGDFVIRFLGCDTDTKRSCEKEMEPYYRLWAGKMKNE from the exons ATGCAGTTCGCCCTGCCTCCGCGGAGGACTCCGATAACCCCTCCGTACGCTCGCTCGTCGCGAATCTCACTCCAGCGCAGGAAACAGCTCAAAGCAGTAGCCATCCTGGGCTTTTCGCTGCTcaccgtcttcttccttctctcccagTTCTTCTACACAAGCACAGGGGCCCCCGCCGTACCAGCAGGAACATCCagcatcgtcgtcgtcactgTTCTAGACCGGACGGCTTGGAGTAACGAGTACATCCAGAAGATCGTCAAGAACAGAGAGGACTATGCTAAGCGACATG GCTATACGAACTTCTTCGCCAACGTGTCCGACTATGAAACCGTCCTCGATAACGCCCCGAAGTCCTGGGCCGTCCTCCCAGCCCTCCGTCACGCGATGGCCTCAAACCCCTACTCGAAGTACTTCTTCCACCTAGACGCTCATGCCCTCATAATGAACCCGAGCAAATCACTTGAATCGCACGTCCTCGACAACGACCGTCTCGAATCCCTCATGCTCAAGGACGTCTCCGTCGTACCTCCCGATAGCATCATCAAGACATTCTCGCATCTACAGCCCCAAGATGTCGATCTCATTATGACCACCGATGCGGAGGATTTGAGCTCCGGTAGCTTCCTCCTTCGACAGGGCGACTTTGCCAAATATTTCCTCGACTTCTGGTTCGACCCTCTGTACATTAGCTATAACTTCGCGAAGGCCGAGACCCACGTTCTG GATCACATTGTGCAATGGCACCCGACCATCTTGGCCAGATTGGCTCTGGTTCCACAGCGGACCATCAATTCCTACAGCAAGGATTCAAACGGAGCTTCCGTGGACGGCGTCTATAAGGATGGTGACTTCGTCATTCGGTTCCTTGGCTGTGACACCGACACGAAGCGGAGTTGcgagaaggaaatggagCCGTATTATCGGCTTTGGGctgggaagatgaagaatgaGTAA
- the MRPL24 gene encoding mitochondrial 54S ribosomal protein bL28m (BUSCO:EOG09263ZBJ;~COG:J;~EggNog:ENOG410PJC5;~InterPro:IPR034704,IPR026569,IPR037147;~PFAM:PF00830;~go_function: GO:0003735 - structural constituent of ribosome [Evidence IEA]), which translates to MAGLQTRSTMSLPFSLSAAFRNLSLTTSKRSFSTTLAAQKTKQLPDYIPPYPYGPNYVFKQSNSGLYGGAMIQFGNKISQGRNEGKTRRFWKPNVRRKKLYSEALEKDLFIKVTRKALRTIRKAGGLDNYLLSDRPGRIREMGIFGWELRWQIMQTPKIQERFREERKKLGMPEPPTFEEWVKQKEDEIKAQVEAETNIKEITKPTYNEKQY; encoded by the coding sequence ATGGCGGGTTTACAGACTCGTTCGACCATGTCCCTTCCGTTCTCCCTCTCTGCGGCTTTTCGCAACCTTTCCCTCACGACCTCCAAACGTTCCTTCTCCACGACATTGGCGGCACAGAAGACGAAACAATTGCCGGATTACATCCCTCCTTACCCCTACGGCCCGAACTATGTCTTCAAGCAATCCAACTCCGGTCTCTACGGAGGCGCGATGATCCAATTCGGAAACAAGATCTCACAAGGCCGCAACGAGGGCAAGACCCGCCGATTCTGGAAGCCCAACGTTCGTCGGAAGAAGCTCTACAGCGAAGCACTCGAAAAGGATCTCTTCATCAAGGTCACGCGCAAGGCGCTGCGCACGATCCGGAAGGCCGGTGGCCTCGACAACTACCTTCTGAGCGACCGCCCGGGCCGCATCAGGGAGATGGGTATCTTTGGATGGGAGTTGCGGTGGCAGATCATGCAGACCCCGAAGATTCAAGAGAGATTCCGGGAGGAGCGGAAAAAGCTTGGTATGCCCGAACCGCCTACGTTCGAGGAGTGGgtgaagcagaaggaggaCGAGATTAAGGCGcaggtggaggcggagacgAATATCAAGGAGATCACGAAGCCAACGTACAACGAGAAACAATACTAG
- the rvb1 gene encoding RuvB family ATP-dependent DNA helicase pontin (COG:L;~EggNog:ENOG410PHI2;~InterPro:IPR027238,IPR037938,IPR027417,IPR003593, IPR041048,IPR010339;~PFAM:PF17856,PF06068;~go_component: GO:0031011 - Ino80 complex [Evidence IEA];~go_component: GO:0035267 - NuA4 histone acetyltransferase complex [Evidence IEA];~go_component: GO:0097255 - R2TP complex [Evidence IEA];~go_function: GO:0003678 - DNA helicase activity [Evidence IEA];~go_function: GO:0005524 - ATP binding [Evidence IEA];~go_function: GO:0043139 - 5'-3' DNA helicase activity [Evidence IEA]), whose amino-acid sequence MVQISEVKGNSRENRTAAHTHIKGLGLRQDGTAEASGDGFVGQATAREACGVVVDLIKAKKMAGRAVLLAGGPGTGKTALALAVSQELGTKVPFCPIVGSEIYSAEVKKTEALMENFRRAIGLRVRETKEVYEGEVTELTPEETENPLGGYGRTISHLIIGLKSAKGTKKLRLDPSIYEAIQKERVTVGDVIYIEANTGACKRVGRSDAYATEFDLEAEEYVPVPKGEVHKKKEIVQDVTLHDLDMANARPQGGQDVMSMMGQLMKPKKTEITEKLRQEINKVVNRYIDQGVAELVPGVLFIDEVHMLDIECFTYLNRALESSISPIVILASNRGNTVIRGTDDISAAHGIPPDLLARLLIIPTHPYSPDEIKTIIRLRAKTEGLSITDPALDKVSEHGSKVSLRYALQLLTPASILAKVNGRPGGIEEADVAECEDLFLDARRSATIVNQDSEKYLK is encoded by the exons ATGGTCCAAATTAGTGAAGTGAAGGGCAACTCGCGCGAGAACAGAACCGCAGCCCACACGCATATCAAGGGTCTTGGTCTACGACAAGATGGCACCGCGGAGGCTTCAGGAGATGGTTTCGTTGGACAGGCAACTGCCCGTGAG GCATGCGGTGTCGTTGTTGACTTGatcaaggcgaagaagatggccggTCGGGCTGTCCTCCTGGCTGGTGGACCCGGAACTGGAAAGACTGCCCTGGCCCTCGCCGTGTCGCAGGAGCTGGGAACCAAAGTCCCGTTCTGTCCGATCGTTGGTAGTGAGATTTACTCTGCTGAGGTCAAGAAAACAGAGGCGCTCATGGAGAACTTCCGGAGGGCAATCG GTCTCCGTGTTCGCGAAACGAAGGAAGTATACGAAGGTGAAGTGACGGAACTCACCCCCGAAGAGACGGAGAACCCTCTGGGAGGATACGGACGCACGATCagccatctcatcatcggtCTGAAGTCCGCCAAGGGTACCAAGAAGCTGCGCCTGGACCCCAGTATCTACGAAGCCATCCAAAAGGAGCGTGTCACCGTCGGAGACGTCATTTACATTGAAGCGAATACTGGAGCTTGCAAGCGTGTCGGACGGTCCGACGCCTACGCCACCGAGTTCGATCTTGAAGCTGAGGAATACGTGCCCGTACCGAAGGGAGAGGTtcacaagaagaaggaaatcgTCCAGGATGTGACACTGCACGATCTGGACATGGCCAATGCCCGGCCCCAGGGTGGACAGGATGTGATGAGCATGATGGGTCAGCTCAtgaagcccaagaagaccgAGATTACGGAGAAGTTGCGCCAGGAGATCAACAAGGTCGTCAACCGCTACATCGACCAGGGCGTCGCGGAGCTCGTTCCCGGTGTCCTCTTCATCGACGAG GTTCACATGCTCGACATTGAATGCTTCACATACCTCAACCGGGCCCTTGAGTCCTCTATCTCCCCCATTGTCATCCTTGCCTCCAACCGCGGAAACACCGTCATCCGCGGCACCGACGACATCTCCGCCGCCCACGGCATCCCTCCCGACCTTCTCGCccgtctcctcatcatccccacccaCCCTTACTCTCCCGATGAGATCAAGACCATCATTCGCCTGCGCGCCAAGACGGAAGGCCTCAGCATCACCGACCCCGCCCTGGACAAGGTCTCCGAGCACGGCAGCAAGGTCAGCTTGCGGTATGCCCTGCAATTACTTACCCCGGCTAGCATCCTCGCCAAGGTAAATGGACGCCCAGGCGGCATCGAGGAAGCCGACGTGGCAGAGTGCGAAGACCTGTTCCTTGATGCGCGGAGGAGCGCCACGATCGTGAACCAGGATAGTGAGAAGTATCTCAAATAA
- a CDS encoding uncharacterized protein (COG:S;~EggNog:ENOG410PGJC;~InterPro:IPR002937,IPR036188;~TransMembrane:1 (o500-521i);~go_function: GO:0016491 - oxidoreductase activity [Evidence IEA];~go_process: GO:0055114 - oxidation-reduction process [Evidence IEA]): MPPFQPERVAVIGGGCTGITTFWALQNSAHDVHLFEASDSLGGRVNALPFEHNGHRVDVNTSSPNFNAGASPNLVSLLDYLGITSAKAPFSFGATDGIDSFQWCGSILKSILLRPWTLCNLETYRILCDAVWLKYMAVDVLDPGFEACKPTDPQSLSSHEYLAGEEYSNTFIENYLAPLLSILWSTNAGKFLPRVPAKALVQALHHHQLLKPRQALPNWRRIGPGMSQFIQTMTKSFPSSKVHLKTRVTEIVQYGKKFGIMTSAGEELFFNHIVFAVNGQETIKILGSLANEQEKGIIRSLGSTRNISVLHSDPLVRPIYFPYICPTDLTNQLMPNVEDPGPACNYILGPSNQDWQTQPSNTTTTITSHISSLSYIANFVDSIPSHLFGPIYITLNPFTPPHPSHVQGVWEFTDPEPSAQTLIAQHHLPTIQNKRGLSYGFCWTGRGHLEDAITAGLRIAIQDLGAEAPFHVQFHQDPLEAAASGPPPSLGLRDNVIRTIIRLIHVYVLILRFVLVLLRALPGAAEKAKTRFRSVCNATTSGTKKKRS, encoded by the exons ATGCCGCCCTTTCAGCCTGAGCGGGTTGCTGTTATAGGGGGTGGTTGCACGGGTATCACGACCTTCTGGGCGTTGCAAAATTCCGCCCATGATGTTCATCTATTTGAAGCCTCAGACTCTCTTGGTGGGCGCGTAAATGCCCTGCCCTTTGAGCATAATGGTCACCGAGTTGATGTGAATACAAGTTCTCCCAATTTCAATGCCGGGGCTTCTC CAAACCTCGTTTCGTTGTTAGACTACCTTGGGATAACCAGTGCCAAGGCTCCGTTCTCCTTTGGGGCTACGGATGGGATTGACAGTTTCCAATGGTGTGGTAGCATACTGAAAagcattcttcttcgtccatgGACACTTTGCAACTTAGAGACCTATCGCATACTGTGCGATGCTGTTTGGCTGAAATACATGGCCGTGGATGTACTCGATCCCGGCTTTGAGGCTTGTAAACCCACGGATCCCCAGTCGTTATCCTCGCATGAGTACCTCGCAGGCGAAGAGTACTCCAACACCTTTATCGAGAACTACTTAGCCCCACTGCTGTCCATTCTGTGGAGCACGAATGCGGGCAAGTTCCTGCCACGGGTTCCTGCGAAAGCCCTTGTCCAGgcccttcatcatcaccaactgcTGAAGCCCCGTCAAGCCTTGCCAAACTGGCGTCGTATCGGACCAGGGATGAGCCAGTTCATCCAGACCATGACCAAAAGCTTTCCCTCCTCGAAGGTTCATCTCAAGACTAGAGTAACAGAGATTGTTCAGTATGGAAAGAAGTTCGGTATCATGACATCTGCAGGCGAAGAACTGTTCTTCAACCATATAGTCTTCGCCGTTAACGGCCAGGAGACTATCAAGATATTGGGATCGCTCGCAAATGAACAAGAAAAGGGGATCATCCGAAGTCTAGGCTCAACCAGAAACATCTCTGTTTTACATTCTGACCCTCTTGTGCGTCCCATCTACTTCCCTTATATATGCCCTACTGACCTCACAAATCAGCTCATGCCCAACGTCGAAGACCCCGGCCCCGCCTGCAACTACATCCTAGGCCCCAGCAACCAAGACTGGCAGACCCAGCCAAGcaacactaccaccaccatcacatcCCACATCTCCAGTCTCAGCTACATCGCCAACTTCGTCGAcagcatcccatcccacctcTTCGGCCCCATTTACATCACCCTAAATCCCTTCACCCCACCGCACCCAAGCCACGTGCAAGGTGTATGGGAGTTCACCGACCCCGAGCCTAGCGCCCAGACCCTAATAgcacaacatcatctccccACCATCCAAAACAAACGTGGACTAAGTTACGGTTTCTGCTGGACAGGACGCGGACACTTAGAAGATGCCATCACGGCTGGTCTCAGGATCGCCATCCAGGATTTAGGCGCCGAGGCCCCGTTCCACGTGCAATTTCACCAGGATCCCTTGGAGGCGGCTGCATCAGGGCCTCCTCCGAGCCTCGGCTTGAGAGATAATGTGATCCGGACGATTATTCGCCTGATTCATGTTTATGTTCTTATTCTGAGATTTGTTTTGGTTCTGTTGAGGGCTTTGCCGGGGGCGGCTgagaaggcgaagacgaGGTTTAGATCGGTGTGCAATGCTACCACTAGTGGtaccaagaagaagaggtcttga